In the Zonotrichia albicollis isolate bZonAlb1 chromosome W, bZonAlb1.hap1, whole genome shotgun sequence genome, one interval contains:
- the LOC113460619 gene encoding serine/threonine-protein kinase PAK 1, translating to MKVNRNPNLVSCLDSYLVGEELSLVMEYMDGGTLSDVISQTYLSEDEMAAISRECLQGLQFLHSNHIIHQDVKSRNILLRTDGSVKLADFGLFAQLSPEQGRRSSVAGTAGWLAPEVVTGQPCGPKVDIWSLGIVGIKMVEREVPSWNATPVLNVGTLFLRDNNFSVERVDM from the exons ATGAAGGTGAACAGGAATCCCAACCTGGTCAGCTGTTTAGACAG ctaccttgtggGTGAGGAACTGTCCCTGGTtatggagtacatggatggaggcactcTGAGCGATGTCATCAGCCAGACCTACCTGTCggaagatgagatggcagccatcagtcgggag tgcctgcaaggactgcaatTTCTTCATTCAAACCACATCATCCACCAAGATGTGAAGAGcagaaacatccttctcagaactgacggttctgtcaagctgg ctgactttggcctctttgctcagctcagccctgagcagggcagacggAGCTCCgtggctggcactgctgggtggctggcgcctgaagtggtgacaggtcaaccatgtggccccaaagtggacatatggtctttgggAATCGTGGGCATCAAAATGGTGGAACGAGAAGTTCCTTCCTGGAATGCAACTCCTGTCTTG AATGTTGGAACTCTGTTTCTGAGGGACAATAATTTTTCAGTGGAGAGGGTAGACATGTGA